In Parasegetibacter sp. NRK P23, a single genomic region encodes these proteins:
- a CDS encoding TolC family protein, whose amino-acid sequence MVKRKTTKYAVIAFLAITYTACKTPVITGRTEDKATPLAYNDSTSPDTANTASTSWKQFFSDTYLVALIDTALKNNQELNITLQEIEISRNEIRARKGEYLPFVGVKGGVGVDKVARYTNIGAMEANTEIKPGKEMPEPLGDFGVAAYATWEADIWHKLRNATKAAALRYLATAEGKNFMVTNIISEIAASYFELLALDNQLAILQQNISLQENALKVVRLQKEATRVTELAVRRFEAQLLSTQSMQYTIQQQIVETENKINFLCGRFPGRVNRSTIGFDNLVPATVYAGLPAQLLSNRPDIRKAEQELEAAKLDVKVARAQFYPSLGISAAVGYRAFNPAYLVKTPESLLYSLAGDLVAPLVNRNAIKAAYYSSNAKQVQAAFGYEQTILNAYTEVYNQLSKISNLEKTYALRSKQVEALAQSVDISNNLFTSARADYMEVLLTQRDALEAKFELVETRMQQLNAVVSVYRSLGGGWK is encoded by the coding sequence ATGGTAAAAAGAAAAACCACTAAATATGCAGTGATCGCCTTTCTGGCGATCACTTATACCGCTTGTAAAACACCGGTAATCACCGGGAGAACGGAGGACAAGGCAACACCGTTGGCGTATAACGACAGCACAAGTCCTGATACCGCGAACACGGCTTCCACCAGCTGGAAACAGTTCTTTTCAGATACTTACCTGGTAGCGTTAATTGATACCGCGCTGAAAAACAACCAGGAACTGAACATCACCTTGCAGGAAATCGAGATCAGCCGGAACGAAATCCGTGCACGCAAAGGGGAATACCTGCCTTTTGTGGGGGTGAAAGGCGGCGTGGGCGTAGATAAGGTAGCGCGGTACACCAATATCGGCGCGATGGAGGCCAATACGGAGATCAAGCCGGGGAAAGAGATGCCGGAGCCGCTGGGAGACTTTGGCGTAGCGGCTTATGCCACCTGGGAAGCCGACATCTGGCACAAACTGCGGAACGCTACCAAAGCGGCAGCGCTGCGCTACCTGGCCACCGCGGAAGGGAAAAATTTCATGGTGACCAATATCATCTCCGAAATAGCCGCTTCCTATTTCGAACTGCTCGCGCTCGATAACCAGTTGGCTATCCTGCAACAAAACATTTCGTTACAGGAAAACGCGTTGAAGGTGGTGCGTTTGCAGAAAGAGGCCACAAGGGTAACCGAACTGGCCGTGCGCCGCTTTGAGGCGCAGCTGCTGAGCACACAAAGTATGCAATACACCATTCAGCAGCAGATCGTTGAAACGGAGAACAAGATCAATTTTCTCTGCGGAAGGTTCCCTGGCCGTGTGAACAGAAGCACCATTGGTTTTGATAACCTGGTGCCCGCGACCGTATATGCCGGGTTGCCCGCGCAACTGCTGTCCAACCGGCCCGATATCCGGAAGGCCGAACAGGAACTGGAAGCCGCGAAGCTGGATGTGAAAGTGGCCCGGGCACAATTCTATCCTTCACTGGGTATTTCCGCGGCAGTGGGTTACCGCGCATTTAACCCCGCTTACCTGGTGAAAACACCGGAGTCCTTACTGTATTCCCTTGCGGGGGACCTTGTCGCCCCATTGGTGAACAGGAATGCCATTAAAGCGGCGTATTATTCTTCGAACGCGAAACAGGTACAGGCGGCTTTCGGGTATGAACAAACTATATTGAATGCGTATACCGAAGTGTACAACCAGTTGTCGAAGATCAGCAACCTGGAAAAAACCTACGCGCTGCGCTCGAAACAGGTGGAGGCCCTGGCGCAGTCGGTAGACATCTCCAATAACCTGTTCACCTCCGCGAGGGCGGATTATATGGAAGTATTGCTTACACAGCGCGATGCTTTGGAAGCGAAGTTTGAACTGGTGGAAACGAGGATGCAACAACTGAATGCCGTGGTGAGCGTGTACCGGTCGCTGGGAGGTGGCTGGAAATAA
- a CDS encoding RagB/SusD family nutrient uptake outer membrane protein, with protein sequence MKRNTILYSLLCLGVLFTSCNKYLEENPDNRAEITTVEKVAGLLVSAYPQRTYLFTETASDNSEDRTAALSSNQSQPYVDLYFWRDPTGSGNSTPAEYWNACYSAIASANHALKAIEENNFGDKVLPYKGEALIARAYCHHMLVTLFAEAYEPGGANSGMGIPYVTEPETVVFKEYDRGTVQSVYTQIEKDLTEGLKLLKGGVWKVPKYHFNPQAANAFAARFYLFKAEWDKVIEHASAILPENNFYDNLRQYAGNMYNLTSDEHRQVYTKAESPFNLLLANTYSVYHRSSGAGANRYGFGEQVKTHYGGPTAFGPAFRTKLFSWGAPNYNPGKYLEYFHYTNVAQGTGLPYIMLPLLTVDEALMNRAEAYLQKENYTAAINDLNDFGRSRIVGFNVSAHGLNAEKVKLYTGLTDTKAAFIATLLDTKKKAFILEGIRWMDILRHKITVRHNHIDASGTETFEELPHGDKRRAFQLPQEVTLSGLPLNPR encoded by the coding sequence ATGAAAAGAAATACCATATTATACAGCCTGTTGTGTTTGGGCGTACTCTTCACTTCCTGCAACAAATACCTGGAGGAGAATCCAGACAACCGCGCAGAGATCACTACTGTGGAGAAAGTGGCCGGCCTCCTGGTTTCTGCTTATCCGCAAAGAACCTACCTGTTCACGGAAACAGCTTCCGATAATTCCGAAGACAGAACAGCGGCTTTATCTTCGAACCAATCGCAACCCTACGTTGACCTTTATTTCTGGCGCGACCCAACAGGTTCGGGCAACAGCACACCCGCCGAATACTGGAACGCCTGTTATTCCGCCATCGCCTCCGCCAACCATGCATTAAAAGCGATAGAAGAAAACAATTTCGGCGACAAAGTGCTGCCATACAAAGGTGAGGCGCTGATTGCCAGGGCTTACTGCCACCACATGCTGGTAACGCTTTTTGCGGAAGCTTATGAACCGGGCGGCGCCAACAGCGGCATGGGCATCCCCTATGTTACCGAACCTGAAACAGTAGTGTTCAAGGAATACGACCGTGGGACCGTTCAAAGTGTTTATACCCAAATCGAAAAGGACCTCACCGAAGGATTGAAACTGCTGAAAGGTGGCGTTTGGAAAGTACCGAAATACCACTTCAACCCGCAGGCGGCCAATGCCTTCGCCGCAAGGTTTTACCTCTTCAAAGCAGAATGGGATAAAGTGATTGAACACGCCTCCGCTATTCTTCCTGAAAACAATTTCTACGACAACCTCCGGCAGTACGCGGGCAATATGTACAACCTCACCAGCGACGAACACCGCCAGGTTTATACCAAAGCGGAAAGCCCCTTCAACCTGCTGCTGGCCAATACTTACTCTGTGTACCACCGCAGTTCCGGCGCCGGCGCCAACAGGTACGGATTCGGAGAGCAGGTGAAAACGCATTATGGAGGTCCCACCGCATTCGGTCCCGCTTTCAGAACAAAATTGTTCAGTTGGGGTGCACCTAACTACAACCCGGGCAAATACCTGGAATACTTCCACTATACCAATGTAGCCCAGGGAACAGGATTACCCTATATCATGCTGCCCCTGCTCACCGTTGACGAAGCGCTGATGAACCGAGCGGAAGCCTACCTGCAAAAGGAAAATTACACCGCAGCCATCAACGACCTGAACGATTTCGGCCGGTCGCGCATCGTGGGTTTCAATGTTAGCGCACACGGACTCAACGCTGAAAAAGTGAAGCTATACACCGGGCTCACCGATACCAAAGCAGCCTTTATCGCCACCCTGCTGGATACCAAAAAGAAAGCGTTCATCCTGGAAGGCATCCGCTGGATGGATATCCTGCGCCATAAAATAACGGTAAGGCACAACCACATTGACGCCTCCGGAACAGAAACTTTCGAGGAACTCCCACATGGCGATAAAAGAAGGGCTTTCCAACTGCCACAGGAAGTAACACTTTCAGGTTTACCATTAAATCCCCGCTAA
- a CDS encoding substrate import-associated zinc metallohydrolase lipoprotein: protein MKLKNIIATSLSGLLLLNTWSCRKSETLNVDMSQYNVDSPVKTELDNWIMTTLTNPYNIQLVYRFERNLTDPGRDVAPIKLEKVKPTVEAILNIFLKTYEKVAGPAFIKTYTPKQFVLYGSPSYNSNGTITLGTADGGRRVVLYELNDLDFTEPQQVSRKMRTIHHEFTHILNQIVAIPPEFQQITKGEYDEDWTNAANTAEIAQSMGFVSRYARSVHTEDFAEVTAHLLVEGQLWYDGYARAAGAAAQAKLKRKEAMVVDYFKQFFNINFRELQYEVAKVLREIYGDNSNNFLVALRNARITKPLVVNFSDDLHTTFGKSAKFEQVWQATKTALGANNRTPAYFQIAFLSATEMQLQCFYTNASGTSYTAWYDFTMNATSGGDITFQYIDKAIDVAEYNNGRNSQVLAGFAPLRDYFTTKTFNGSWLPKEPEFPVFANYLKYGALVVKGESDNFIYGKF, encoded by the coding sequence ATGAAACTGAAAAATATAATAGCAACAAGCCTTTCAGGGCTTCTTCTCCTCAACACCTGGTCGTGCAGAAAATCGGAGACGCTCAACGTGGACATGTCACAGTACAATGTTGATTCCCCGGTAAAAACCGAACTCGACAACTGGATCATGACCACCCTTACCAATCCTTACAACATCCAGCTGGTCTATCGCTTCGAAAGGAACCTGACCGATCCGGGCAGAGATGTGGCCCCCATCAAACTGGAAAAAGTAAAACCAACGGTGGAAGCCATCCTTAATATATTTCTAAAAACGTATGAAAAAGTTGCCGGTCCGGCTTTCATCAAAACCTATACACCCAAACAATTCGTATTGTATGGTTCCCCTTCGTATAACTCCAACGGCACCATCACACTGGGAACCGCCGACGGCGGGCGCCGCGTGGTATTGTATGAACTAAACGACCTTGATTTTACTGAACCGCAACAGGTAAGCCGTAAAATGCGCACCATCCACCACGAATTCACCCATATCCTCAACCAGATCGTGGCCATCCCCCCCGAATTTCAACAGATCACCAAAGGGGAATACGATGAAGACTGGACCAACGCCGCCAACACCGCGGAAATAGCACAAAGCATGGGCTTTGTTTCCCGGTACGCCAGAAGTGTACACACGGAAGATTTCGCGGAAGTTACGGCCCATCTGCTGGTGGAAGGCCAGCTATGGTATGATGGTTATGCGAGAGCGGCAGGCGCCGCCGCGCAGGCGAAGCTGAAAAGAAAAGAAGCCATGGTGGTGGATTACTTCAAACAGTTCTTCAACATCAATTTCAGGGAACTGCAATACGAAGTGGCGAAGGTGCTCCGTGAAATATATGGCGACAACTCCAACAACTTCCTGGTCGCGCTGCGTAACGCGCGCATTACCAAACCACTGGTCGTGAACTTTTCAGATGACCTGCACACCACTTTCGGGAAATCGGCAAAATTCGAGCAGGTATGGCAGGCCACTAAAACAGCGTTGGGCGCCAACAACAGAACGCCCGCTTACTTTCAGATCGCCTTCCTCTCCGCTACGGAAATGCAGTTGCAATGCTTTTATACCAATGCTTCCGGCACCAGTTACACGGCATGGTACGACTTCACGATGAACGCTACATCAGGAGGAGATATCACCTTCCAGTATATCGACAAGGCCATTGATGTTGCCGAATACAACAACGGCAGGAACAGCCAGGTACTGGCGGGTTTCGCGCCACTGCGCGACTACTTTACCACGAAAACGTTCAATGGAAGCTGGCTACCCAAAGAACCAGAGTTCCCCGTGTTCGCCAATTACCTTAAGTATGGCGCACTGGTGGTAAAAGGAGAGTCAGACAACTTTATCTATGGCAAATTTTAA
- a CDS encoding DUF4302 domain-containing protein, producing MKKLTYFLCAALLLCGCKKDTTHFFDETPEERMSARINELNSRLLEAEHGWKGALTTSAKGGYGFYMDFNASQNVIMVADLNNATATQSQNSTFRIKWVMNATLIFDTYNYINMLQDPSPASYGGAAGSGLQSDVEFEFVRSTPDSVFLKGFKYRNDFILVKATAEEKQRYLSSAFKDNIDGINDYFTVSQNNYINVAGINNKIEFVLDKSNKIAQLQFTDNDGKVVQIKGKYNFEDIGINFASGFTINGVTFVKGKLENGIFVLYANDGTRYEIKQNDIPILPMKTLFAYNGTYRELYIGSGLPAGITSGFNAVYQSSVTKFAAMSPKRTLVDVRFILANSTSATVTTRNNNGTTTFSAVATFKYTYEDGVLTLTNPTYDNNWTARAAQLIDIQNYFATGGPFRVDYVQSTNPNVTNIGGLYRVADNSSFFYGSLRK from the coding sequence ATGAAAAAACTAACATACTTCCTTTGCGCGGCGCTTCTGCTCTGCGGATGCAAAAAGGATACTACACATTTTTTCGATGAAACGCCTGAAGAAAGAATGTCCGCAAGAATCAATGAACTGAATTCGCGGCTGCTCGAAGCTGAACACGGCTGGAAAGGCGCACTCACCACTTCAGCCAAAGGCGGCTACGGTTTCTATATGGATTTCAATGCGTCGCAAAACGTCATCATGGTCGCTGACCTGAACAACGCAACGGCTACACAATCACAAAATTCCACCTTCCGAATCAAGTGGGTGATGAACGCCACGCTCATCTTTGATACCTACAACTACATCAACATGTTGCAGGATCCTTCCCCGGCATCCTATGGAGGAGCGGCGGGCTCAGGACTTCAAAGTGATGTGGAGTTCGAATTCGTGCGCAGCACGCCCGATTCAGTTTTCCTGAAAGGCTTTAAATACAGAAACGACTTCATCCTGGTGAAGGCTACCGCCGAAGAAAAACAACGGTACCTGAGCAGCGCTTTCAAAGACAACATTGACGGCATAAACGACTATTTCACGGTGAGCCAGAACAACTACATAAATGTTGCAGGCATCAACAACAAAATAGAATTCGTTCTCGACAAATCAAACAAGATCGCCCAACTCCAATTCACCGACAACGATGGCAAAGTGGTGCAGATCAAAGGGAAGTACAATTTTGAGGACATCGGCATCAACTTCGCCAGCGGCTTCACGATTAATGGCGTCACTTTCGTGAAAGGAAAACTGGAGAACGGCATCTTCGTGCTCTACGCCAATGATGGCACCCGATATGAAATAAAGCAGAATGACATCCCCATTTTACCGATGAAAACACTCTTCGCCTACAACGGAACCTACCGCGAACTGTACATCGGCAGCGGACTTCCGGCGGGAATCACATCCGGCTTCAACGCAGTATACCAGAGTTCCGTCACGAAATTCGCGGCGATGAGCCCCAAACGCACACTGGTGGATGTACGTTTCATCCTCGCCAATTCCACCAGCGCCACGGTTACCACCAGGAACAACAATGGGACCACAACTTTTTCGGCAGTGGCCACGTTTAAATACACTTACGAAGACGGGGTACTCACGTTGACTAATCCAACGTATGATAACAACTGGACAGCGCGGGCAGCACAATTGATCGACATCCAGAACTACTTCGCCACCGGCGGTCCGTTCCGTGTAGACTATGTTCAAAGTACAAATCCTAATGTTACCAATATCGGGGGGCTGTATCGTGTTGCCGACAACAGTTCCTTCTTTTACGGATCACTCCGGAAATAA
- a CDS encoding efflux RND transporter permease subunit, translated as MFKKFIQRPVLAIVISLVIIFMGALAIQTLPVSQFPAIAPPMVVVNVAYPGASAHVLVESVLIPMEKAINGTPGMKYMTSDATSAGEATIQVVFDLDTDPSLAMVNVKTRIEQVTNRLPPLVQREGLVVSYTSPNMLMYVNVFSHDKKADEKFLYNFASVNIVNELSRLKGVGAARILGSRQYAMRIWLKPDRMRAYNVSTDEVMEALAEQSVIGSPGRLGQSTGKRSQSLEYVLTYSGRYNKTEQYEQVIVRATPNGEILHLKDIADVELGSEFYDIYSNLDNHPSAAIMLKQTYGSNASEVIKEVKAKLEEIKKTSFPPGMEYQISYDVSHFLDASIDKVMHTLAEAFILVAIVVFLFLGDWRSTLIPTLAVPVSLIGAFMCMKMFGLTINLITLFALVLAIGIVVDDAIVVVEAVHAKMAEEHLSPYKAVKKVLNEISGAIIAITLLMTAVFVPVAFMSGPVGVFYRQFSITMASSIVISCIVALTLTPVLCAMILKDTHAHPRKRTPVNRFLDWFNRRFDGLTNRYTSLLRRIVHRRTVTFALLLAFCGGIWLTTHTLPAGFIPGEDQGMIYAIIQTPPGSTLERTNDISRQLQQVAEHVEGVQSVSALAGYEVLTEGRGSNAGTCLINLKDWKERKHSAREIIEELEHDAKNIPGATIEFFEPPAVPGYGAAGGFSLRLLDKTNTGDYKEFEKVNDSFMAALKKRKELTGLFTFFAANYPQYELEIDNQAAMQKGVSIGKALDNLSILIGSTYEQGFIRFGTFFKVYVQASPEYRALPKDILDLYVKNNRDEMVPYSAFMKVKKTQGLNEITRFNMYTSSAINGAPAKGFSSGEAIRAIQEVAKQNLPRGYDIDWLGLSKDEVERGNEALYIFIIVLAFVYMVLAAQYESFIIPLSVVLSLPAGVFGAFMLLKLMGLSNDIYAQVGLVMLVGLLGKNAVLIVEFAVQKRQEGATILEAAIEGAKVRFRPILMTSFAFVAGLIPLVFATGPGALGNRTIGASSAGGMLLGTVFGVVIVPGLYYVFASLADGRKLIKKEDEVPLTEEMMHHGKKKNH; from the coding sequence ATGTTCAAGAAATTCATACAAAGGCCGGTGCTCGCCATTGTGATCTCGCTTGTGATCATATTTATGGGCGCCCTGGCCATTCAAACGCTTCCCGTTTCTCAATTCCCGGCCATCGCGCCGCCCATGGTGGTGGTGAATGTGGCCTACCCCGGCGCCAGCGCGCATGTGCTCGTGGAATCGGTACTTATTCCCATGGAAAAGGCCATCAACGGTACGCCAGGCATGAAATACATGACCTCCGACGCCACCAGCGCGGGGGAAGCAACCATCCAGGTCGTATTTGATCTCGATACCGATCCAAGTCTGGCCATGGTAAACGTAAAGACACGGATCGAACAGGTCACCAACCGCCTTCCACCACTGGTGCAAAGAGAAGGACTGGTGGTGAGTTATACCTCTCCCAACATGCTCATGTACGTGAACGTGTTCAGCCACGATAAAAAAGCGGATGAGAAATTCCTTTACAACTTCGCGAGCGTGAACATCGTGAATGAACTGAGCAGGTTGAAAGGCGTTGGCGCCGCGCGGATCCTCGGCAGCCGCCAGTACGCGATGCGGATATGGCTCAAACCCGACAGGATGCGCGCTTACAATGTTTCGACGGATGAAGTGATGGAGGCGCTGGCCGAACAAAGTGTGATCGGTTCCCCAGGAAGGCTTGGCCAGAGCACGGGAAAAAGATCGCAGTCGCTGGAATATGTGTTAACCTATTCCGGTCGTTACAACAAGACCGAACAATACGAGCAGGTGATCGTACGGGCCACGCCCAACGGTGAAATCCTCCACCTGAAAGATATCGCCGATGTGGAACTTGGCAGCGAGTTCTACGATATTTATTCGAACCTCGACAACCATCCTTCCGCGGCCATCATGCTGAAACAAACTTATGGCAGCAACGCTAGCGAGGTGATCAAAGAAGTGAAAGCCAAGCTGGAAGAGATCAAAAAAACATCGTTCCCGCCTGGCATGGAATACCAGATCAGTTATGATGTGTCGCATTTCCTGGATGCCTCTATCGATAAGGTAATGCACACACTGGCCGAAGCGTTCATCCTGGTGGCCATCGTGGTGTTTCTGTTCCTTGGCGACTGGCGCTCCACGCTGATTCCCACACTCGCGGTGCCGGTATCGCTGATTGGCGCGTTCATGTGCATGAAAATGTTCGGACTCACCATCAACCTCATCACGCTGTTCGCGCTGGTGCTGGCCATCGGCATCGTGGTAGACGATGCCATCGTGGTCGTGGAAGCCGTGCACGCGAAGATGGCGGAAGAGCACCTCTCGCCGTACAAAGCCGTGAAGAAAGTGCTGAACGAGATCAGCGGTGCCATCATCGCCATCACGTTGCTCATGACCGCGGTATTCGTTCCGGTGGCGTTTATGTCTGGCCCCGTGGGCGTGTTCTACCGGCAATTCTCCATCACCATGGCCTCCTCCATCGTGATCTCGTGCATCGTGGCGTTAACGCTCACCCCGGTACTGTGTGCAATGATCCTGAAAGATACGCATGCGCATCCCCGTAAGCGAACGCCCGTGAACCGTTTCCTGGATTGGTTCAACCGCCGGTTCGACGGCCTTACGAACCGCTACACTTCGTTGCTGCGCAGGATTGTGCACAGGCGCACCGTTACTTTTGCACTGCTCCTTGCCTTCTGCGGCGGCATCTGGCTCACCACGCATACGCTGCCCGCGGGCTTTATCCCGGGCGAGGACCAGGGCATGATCTACGCCATCATTCAAACGCCACCCGGCTCCACGCTGGAAAGAACCAATGATATTTCGCGGCAGTTGCAACAGGTAGCCGAACATGTGGAAGGCGTGCAATCCGTTTCAGCGCTGGCAGGTTACGAAGTGCTGACGGAAGGACGCGGTTCCAACGCCGGAACATGTCTGATCAACCTTAAAGACTGGAAAGAACGCAAGCATTCCGCCCGTGAAATCATCGAGGAACTGGAACACGATGCGAAAAATATTCCGGGTGCCACCATTGAGTTTTTCGAACCCCCGGCGGTTCCTGGTTATGGCGCGGCTGGCGGTTTCTCCCTCCGGTTGCTGGACAAAACGAATACCGGTGATTACAAGGAATTCGAAAAAGTGAACGACTCCTTTATGGCCGCGTTGAAAAAGCGGAAGGAACTCACGGGATTGTTCACGTTCTTCGCGGCCAACTATCCGCAGTACGAACTGGAGATCGACAACCAGGCCGCCATGCAGAAAGGTGTTTCCATCGGGAAAGCGCTCGACAATCTTTCTATTCTTATCGGCAGTACTTATGAGCAGGGGTTCATCCGCTTCGGTACTTTCTTCAAAGTATATGTACAGGCTTCGCCTGAATACCGTGCGCTTCCGAAAGATATCCTTGATCTCTATGTGAAGAACAACCGGGATGAGATGGTGCCCTATTCCGCATTCATGAAAGTGAAAAAAACGCAGGGGCTGAACGAGATCACGCGTTTCAACATGTACACTTCTTCGGCGATCAACGGTGCGCCCGCAAAAGGTTTCAGCAGCGGCGAGGCCATCCGGGCCATACAGGAAGTGGCGAAGCAAAACCTGCCCCGCGGCTACGATATAGACTGGCTGGGGCTTTCAAAGGATGAAGTGGAACGGGGCAACGAAGCCTTATACATCTTCATCATCGTGCTGGCCTTCGTATATATGGTACTGGCGGCGCAGTACGAAAGTTTCATCATCCCGCTATCGGTGGTGTTGTCGCTGCCCGCCGGTGTTTTCGGGGCATTCATGTTGCTGAAACTGATGGGCCTTTCCAACGATATCTACGCGCAGGTGGGATTAGTGATGCTGGTGGGATTGCTTGGAAAGAACGCCGTGCTGATCGTGGAGTTCGCGGTGCAGAAGCGACAGGAGGGGGCCACCATCCTGGAAGCGGCGATTGAAGGCGCGAAAGTACGTTTCCGGCCCATCCTCATGACCTCGTTCGCCTTCGTGGCGGGACTCATTCCATTGGTATTCGCCACCGGTCCCGGCGCACTCGGTAACCGAACCATTGGCGCCTCTTCGGCGGGCGGCATGTTGCTGGGTACAGTATTCGGCGTGGTCATCGTGCCCGGATTGTATTATGTATTCGCTTCGCTTGCTGATGGCCGTAAGCTGATTAAGAAAGAAGACGAAGTTCCTTTAACAGAAGAAATGATGCACCATGGTAAAAAGAAAAACCACTAA
- a CDS encoding efflux RND transporter periplasmic adaptor subunit, with product MKNMFMLMSLCAALTYVGCSSHHEEKEAETKYTVTTPLQMDTAVVRNYVCQIRSIQHIELRAQERGYLQKIFVDEGQYVKKGQLLFQIMPQLYEAEAEKARAEVEFAEIEYQNTKKLTDNKVVSPNELAMAKAKLAKAKAELGLTQVHLQFTSIRAPFDGIIDRFLVRPGSLVDEGDLLTSLSDNSQMWVYFNVPEAEYLDYASKERKEKLQVQLRMANNVLFPYTGVVETIEADFDNETGNIPFRATFPNPKKLLRHGETGNVCVTELQKNALVIPQKATYEVMDKKFVYVVDKDKKVHAREITVGAELDDLFLVSSGLSPNEQILLEGIRKVQDGDRIDFEVEAPREVMAHLKLPTQ from the coding sequence ATGAAGAATATGTTCATGCTGATGAGCCTGTGCGCCGCATTGACTTATGTCGGCTGCTCCTCGCACCACGAAGAAAAAGAAGCGGAAACAAAATATACCGTTACCACACCCTTGCAAATGGATACCGCTGTTGTAAGGAATTATGTATGCCAGATCAGGTCCATACAACACATTGAACTGCGGGCCCAGGAACGGGGCTATCTCCAGAAAATATTTGTGGATGAGGGCCAGTATGTGAAGAAAGGGCAACTGCTTTTCCAGATCATGCCGCAGCTGTACGAGGCCGAAGCCGAGAAAGCCCGCGCCGAAGTGGAATTCGCTGAAATCGAATACCAGAACACGAAAAAACTGACCGATAACAAAGTTGTTTCTCCCAACGAACTGGCCATGGCCAAAGCGAAGCTCGCCAAAGCGAAGGCTGAACTGGGTTTAACGCAGGTGCATCTTCAATTTACCAGCATCCGTGCACCCTTCGATGGTATTATCGACCGGTTCCTGGTCCGGCCCGGAAGCCTGGTTGATGAAGGGGATTTGCTCACCAGTTTGTCCGATAACAGCCAGATGTGGGTCTATTTTAATGTGCCGGAAGCGGAGTACCTCGACTATGCTTCCAAAGAAAGGAAGGAAAAACTCCAGGTGCAACTGCGCATGGCCAACAACGTGCTATTTCCTTACACCGGTGTGGTGGAAACCATCGAAGCCGATTTCGACAATGAAACAGGTAATATCCCCTTCCGGGCTACTTTCCCCAATCCGAAAAAACTGTTGCGGCATGGAGAAACAGGTAATGTTTGCGTAACCGAACTTCAGAAAAACGCCCTGGTGATCCCGCAAAAAGCCACTTACGAGGTGATGGATAAAAAGTTCGTGTACGTGGTGGATAAGGATAAGAAGGTCCATGCCCGTGAAATCACTGTGGGCGCTGAACTGGACGATTTGTTCCTTGTTTCTTCCGGCCTTTCCCCCAACGAACAGATTCTCCTGGAAGGCATCCGTAAAGTGCAGGATGGCGACCGCATTGATTTTGAAGTAGAGGCCCCGCGTGAAGTGATGGCCCACCTCAAACTGCCCACCCAATAG
- a CDS encoding LuxR C-terminal-related transcriptional regulator, translating to MSLPGKQSELLKFDEMKKTWHQIARYKEGDPDPSFELEVHKKLLNIFHVGDYFYYIVNLGRVDIEFMSENVTKVIGVKHPSEYTVEYIYENVHPEDKGRFISHEQQVTAFFNTLPPDKVMKYKVSYDYRMRRTDGTYIWILMQTTTIQTDDSGAVIRVLGVQTDITHLKTDNTPSGLSFLGLEGEPSFYNVPVDNMMVLPSRELFTPREKEILRYLVQGFTSQEIAQKMFISKQTVDRHRKNMLAKTGLRNSLELVNFALREGRL from the coding sequence ATGAGCTTACCCGGTAAACAGTCTGAACTGCTGAAGTTCGATGAGATGAAGAAGACCTGGCACCAGATAGCCCGCTATAAAGAAGGTGATCCGGACCCTTCCTTCGAACTGGAAGTGCATAAGAAACTGCTGAACATATTTCACGTAGGCGACTATTTTTATTACATCGTGAACCTCGGCAGGGTGGATATCGAGTTCATGAGCGAAAATGTGACGAAGGTCATAGGTGTTAAGCATCCTTCCGAATATACCGTGGAATACATTTATGAAAATGTGCACCCGGAAGATAAGGGACGTTTCATCTCGCACGAACAGCAGGTAACGGCGTTCTTCAATACCCTTCCCCCGGATAAAGTAATGAAGTACAAAGTGAGTTATGATTACCGCATGCGCCGGACGGACGGTACTTACATATGGATATTGATGCAGACCACCACCATCCAAACCGATGACTCCGGCGCGGTGATCAGGGTGCTGGGCGTTCAAACAGATATCACACATCTAAAAACGGACAACACACCTTCCGGTTTGTCGTTTCTCGGGCTGGAAGGAGAACCCTCTTTCTACAATGTTCCGGTCGATAATATGATGGTATTGCCTTCCCGTGAATTGTTCACGCCCAGGGAAAAAGAGATTTTACGTTACCTCGTACAGGGCTTCACCAGCCAGGAGATTGCGCAAAAAATGTTCATCAGTAAACAAACGGTTGATCGTCACCGTAAGAACATGCTCGCTAAAACGGGCTTGAGGAACAGCCTGGAACTCGTGAACTTCGCGTTGCGAGAGGGAAGGTTATAA